A single region of the Hylaeus volcanicus isolate JK05 chromosome 5, UHH_iyHylVolc1.0_haploid, whole genome shotgun sequence genome encodes:
- the LOC128876853 gene encoding sialin-like isoform X2, translated as MAALVRLKRGSVQLRHAALEMKAAVRARHIVAALVAVGFALCGAVEVSSSVALLANQKDNHAIIDTSWHCDMLVNISSRNRTEDFEVILLELPPEERTESIMREAFLWGQVAGPILGGCLVWGRSGPSMVFSRAVLSACLASLLVPAAWRGPSHVALRLFQGLCTGATMPAAHMFAMTWFKSNHRSWYFSCYAAVSVGYCLTGWLGTAVVRSFGRDSLCYGLVIIALCWYFAFGRFVKDTPKSYQHDTNAAVIPWGKLLRSVPVWASAVATMGNQWGDATLALGMTKYLKLIYGFSTANDSVLTTLPHIGHFMAALTCGLLVDHVRESKIVSTTTARKLVVYTAHFIPAALLFVAGYAGCQALGAAWLGIAALLVSGTAPAGALAAIADLAPVESPACAAAACALCSTLGAAGLLAANYFVTQALHGSIAGSWRLVFGVASVVLLTTAAVFLALGKGTPQPWIPSVARPRSHDAIYEQDALELDYEDVGVQTEPFSPYPLEDDVESVKNVPRSASVHSKVSLASN; from the exons ATGGCAGCGCTCGTTCGTCTTAAACGTGGGAGCGTCCAGTTGAGACATGCGGCGCTGGAAATGAAAG CTGCCGTGCGAGCGCGACACATAGTAGCTGCGCTCGTTGCAGTAGGATTTGCACTCTGTGGCGCAGTTGAAGTCAGCTCATCGGTTGCATTGCTCGCGAATCAGAAAGACAATCATGCCATCATCGACACATCGTGGCACTGCGACATGCTGGTCAACATCAGTAGTCGCAATCGAACAGAGGACTTCGAAGTCATACTTTTGGAG TTACCACCGGAAGAGCGTACAGAATCCATAATGAGGGAAGCTTTTTTATGGGGACAAGTGGCTGGGCCAATCTTAGGCGGATGTTTAGTATGGGGAAGATCAGGTCCATCCATGGTGTTCTCACGTGCGGTTCTTAGCGCTTGTTTGGCTTCTCTATTGGTCCCAGCCGCGTGGAGAGGTCCGTCCCACGTAGCTCTTCGCCTCTTTCAGGGTCTATGTACA GGCGCGACCATGCCCGCTGCACACATGTTCGCTATGACCTGGTTTAAGAGCAATCATAGAAGCTGGTACTTCAGTTGTTACGCTg cCGTCAGCGTTGGATACTGCCTCACAGGGTGGTTAGGTACAGCCGTCGTTCGAAGCTTCGGCCGGGATTCTCTTTGCTATGGTCTCGTTATAATTGCGCTGTGTTGGTATTTCGCATTTGGCCGGTTCGTCAAGGACACTCCTAAATCCTATCAGCACGATACAAAC gCAGCTGTGATTCCATGGGGAAAATTGCTTCGTTCGGTTCCTGTTTGGGCATCAGCCGTGGCAACCATGGGCAACCAATGGGGCGATGCGACCCTTGCATTAGGCATGACGAAGTATCTAAAACTCATCTACGGATTCTCCACAGCTAAT GATTCCGTTTTAACGACGTTACCTCACATTGGTCATTTCATGGCTGCGTTAACGTGCGGCCTCCTCGTGGATCACGTTCGCGAATCTAAAATAGTTTCAACGACCACAGCGAGAAAGTTGGTCGTTTACACAG CTCATTTTATTCCCGCGGCCCTACTGTTCGTCGCTGGCTACGCTGGTTGCCAAGCATTAGGCGCAGCATGGTTAGGTATAGCCGCTCTCCTGGTCTCCGGAACTGCACCAGCAGGTGCATTAGCAGCGATAGCGGATCTTGCACCTGTAGAGTCTCCAGCCTGCGCTGCAGCAGCGTGTGCTTTGTGCTCTACTCTAGGAGCAGCGGGCTTGTTGGCTGCCAATTACTTTGTTACTCAAGCTCTTCACGGCTCT ATTGCAGGTTCGTGGCGATTAGTTTTTGGTGTGGCGTCCGTAGTTTTGTTAACGACTGCAGCAGTGTTTTTGGCGCTCGGCAAAGGCACACCACAACCGTGGATTCCCTCCGTTGCTCGACCACGAAGTCACGACGCAATTTACGAACAGGACGCCCTGGAACTCGATTACGAGGACGTGGGTGTACAAACGGAGCCTTTCAGTCCCTATCCGCTGGAAGACGATGTCGAGAGTGTGAAAAATGTCCCTCGTTCTGCCTCGGTTCACTCGAAAGTTTCGCTTGCGTCCAATTAA
- the LOC128876853 gene encoding sialin-like isoform X1, whose protein sequence is MADFVRRGSVHLVKHSSVQLKRKAKEVRAAVRARHIVAALVAVGFALCGAVEVSSSVALLANQKDNHAIIDTSWHCDMLVNISSRNRTEDFEVILLELPPEERTESIMREAFLWGQVAGPILGGCLVWGRSGPSMVFSRAVLSACLASLLVPAAWRGPSHVALRLFQGLCTGATMPAAHMFAMTWFKSNHRSWYFSCYAAVSVGYCLTGWLGTAVVRSFGRDSLCYGLVIIALCWYFAFGRFVKDTPKSYQHDTNAAVIPWGKLLRSVPVWASAVATMGNQWGDATLALGMTKYLKLIYGFSTANDSVLTTLPHIGHFMAALTCGLLVDHVRESKIVSTTTARKLVVYTAHFIPAALLFVAGYAGCQALGAAWLGIAALLVSGTAPAGALAAIADLAPVESPACAAAACALCSTLGAAGLLAANYFVTQALHGSIAGSWRLVFGVASVVLLTTAAVFLALGKGTPQPWIPSVARPRSHDAIYEQDALELDYEDVGVQTEPFSPYPLEDDVESVKNVPRSASVHSKVSLASN, encoded by the exons ATGGCAGACTTCGTCAGGAGAGGTAGCGTCCATCTAGTGAAACATAGTAGTGTGCaattgaaacgaaaagcgaaagAGGTTCGAG CTGCCGTGCGAGCGCGACACATAGTAGCTGCGCTCGTTGCAGTAGGATTTGCACTCTGTGGCGCAGTTGAAGTCAGCTCATCGGTTGCATTGCTCGCGAATCAGAAAGACAATCATGCCATCATCGACACATCGTGGCACTGCGACATGCTGGTCAACATCAGTAGTCGCAATCGAACAGAGGACTTCGAAGTCATACTTTTGGAG TTACCACCGGAAGAGCGTACAGAATCCATAATGAGGGAAGCTTTTTTATGGGGACAAGTGGCTGGGCCAATCTTAGGCGGATGTTTAGTATGGGGAAGATCAGGTCCATCCATGGTGTTCTCACGTGCGGTTCTTAGCGCTTGTTTGGCTTCTCTATTGGTCCCAGCCGCGTGGAGAGGTCCGTCCCACGTAGCTCTTCGCCTCTTTCAGGGTCTATGTACA GGCGCGACCATGCCCGCTGCACACATGTTCGCTATGACCTGGTTTAAGAGCAATCATAGAAGCTGGTACTTCAGTTGTTACGCTg cCGTCAGCGTTGGATACTGCCTCACAGGGTGGTTAGGTACAGCCGTCGTTCGAAGCTTCGGCCGGGATTCTCTTTGCTATGGTCTCGTTATAATTGCGCTGTGTTGGTATTTCGCATTTGGCCGGTTCGTCAAGGACACTCCTAAATCCTATCAGCACGATACAAAC gCAGCTGTGATTCCATGGGGAAAATTGCTTCGTTCGGTTCCTGTTTGGGCATCAGCCGTGGCAACCATGGGCAACCAATGGGGCGATGCGACCCTTGCATTAGGCATGACGAAGTATCTAAAACTCATCTACGGATTCTCCACAGCTAAT GATTCCGTTTTAACGACGTTACCTCACATTGGTCATTTCATGGCTGCGTTAACGTGCGGCCTCCTCGTGGATCACGTTCGCGAATCTAAAATAGTTTCAACGACCACAGCGAGAAAGTTGGTCGTTTACACAG CTCATTTTATTCCCGCGGCCCTACTGTTCGTCGCTGGCTACGCTGGTTGCCAAGCATTAGGCGCAGCATGGTTAGGTATAGCCGCTCTCCTGGTCTCCGGAACTGCACCAGCAGGTGCATTAGCAGCGATAGCGGATCTTGCACCTGTAGAGTCTCCAGCCTGCGCTGCAGCAGCGTGTGCTTTGTGCTCTACTCTAGGAGCAGCGGGCTTGTTGGCTGCCAATTACTTTGTTACTCAAGCTCTTCACGGCTCT ATTGCAGGTTCGTGGCGATTAGTTTTTGGTGTGGCGTCCGTAGTTTTGTTAACGACTGCAGCAGTGTTTTTGGCGCTCGGCAAAGGCACACCACAACCGTGGATTCCCTCCGTTGCTCGACCACGAAGTCACGACGCAATTTACGAACAGGACGCCCTGGAACTCGATTACGAGGACGTGGGTGTACAAACGGAGCCTTTCAGTCCCTATCCGCTGGAAGACGATGTCGAGAGTGTGAAAAATGTCCCTCGTTCTGCCTCGGTTCACTCGAAAGTTTCGCTTGCGTCCAATTAA